A single region of the Tigriopus californicus strain San Diego chromosome 8, Tcal_SD_v2.1, whole genome shotgun sequence genome encodes:
- the LOC131885580 gene encoding aminopeptidase N-like, whose product MRQFLILLVVVGLGSALRPRINFPEARVKELGLARPKIEAASDGISNRIKSGYSKPVEEGGSLDLWCSFETRLESPQSCSWTRPEGSIFIVDNGIVTNEDSEVVEGITSNTTSDQDCHIQVAQLKQEQIGDWTCQFDVSDALPFQRSTLAVTDQLRITDVRLPGDFSPTSYNVFLTPFIIPDNFTIDGRVEVEAEVLQDTSTIKIHAKDMTILEDTVFINGDASSILGFGNDIAREFFILYLGSPLLKGSQVQITINFIGNLNDQLAGFYRSQYTTPEGEVRYIATTQFEATDARRAFPCFDEPALKATFQVSLGRLPTMSSISNMPIESEGQPMENNNEYVWDIYQKTVTMSTYLLAFVVSDFTFRQSDPLPNNVDFRIWSRESANSRTEYAAQVGPAVLAYYEDYFGVEFPLPKQDMIAIPDFSAGAMENWGLITYRETALLYDPEVSSAGQRVYIATVVAHELAHQWFGNLVTMKWWSDLWLNEGFAAYTEYIGADHVEPESAIKDKFVLESMYGTFEVDALESSHPISIDVNHPDEINEAFDGISYGKGASVIRMMANFLGIETFNKAITNYLKKYQYSNAAQDDLWNEITTTAIAEGQLDPDLTIKEIMDTWTLQKGFPVITVTVDTAKSQITCSQTRYLASEPEKGKSSQFDYKWWVPISYTTAGGDFQDTRNEFWLTPSDNGPKTFDISASESDAIIVNVQQTSFYRVNYDSANWESIAEALESDYETIHRVNRAQILDDAFNLAKVGLLTYEDALAQTRYLAGETDFIPWSAGLSGFAYIKSMFKREPGFGDLKEYLNRTLSPIYADLGFDSKPDDSFLNAELRTKVISSMCSLENRDCTNKAAAKFNEWMESPNPDSTNPIDPDKKSTVYCIAIGLGTELEWDFLWARFLNTDDASEQGTILSALGCTKEIWILQKYLDMVLDPDSSIRSQDGSRVVSSVANNVVGRDLAWGWVQEEWDRIVEVFDTAISSSVGRFVTSCTSSFNRPQQLAELEQFYDDHLDTLGTAKRDTENAIQTTKANIDWMNQYYQVIVDWLEDQLTPQ is encoded by the exons ATGCGGCAATTTCTGATACTTTTGGTCGTGGTGGGTTTGGGCTCAGCCTTACGACCTCGAATTAATTTCCCAGAGGCTCGAGTGAAGGAACTGGGATTGGCACGTCCAAAAATCGAGGCAGCATCCGATGGAATCTCGAATCGGATCAAATCTGGATATTCCAAGCCAGTGGAGGAAGGTGGAAGTTTAGATCTGTGGTGTTCATTTGAAACTCGATTAGAATCTCCTCAGTCCTGTTCTTGGACAAGACCGGAGGGAAGTATCTTTATTGTTGATAATGGAATCGTCACCAACGAGGATAGCGAAGTCGTGGAAGGAATAACCTCGAACACGACCTCTGACCAAGACTGTCACATTCAAGTGGCTCAACTCAAACAAGAGCAAATTGGGGATTGGACATGTCAATTTGACGTTTCGGACGCTCTGCCATTCCAAAGGTCGACCTTGGCAGTCACGGACCAACTCCGGATCACTGACGTGCGATTGCCTGGAGACTTTAGCCCAACATCGTACAACGTATTCCTGACGCCCTTCATTATTCCCGATAACTTTACGATTGATGGTAGGGTTGAGGTTGAAGCTGAGGTTCTTCAAGACACTTCCACCATAAAGATACACGCCAAGGACATGACCATCCTCGAGGACACCGTGTTCATCAATGGCGACGCTTCTAGCATTCTTGGTTTTGGGAATGACATTGCTAGAGAGTTTTTTATCTTGTATTTGGGCTCCCCGCTCTTGAAAGGATCCCAAGTTCAGATCACCATAAACTTTATCGGCAACTTGAATGACCAATTGGCCGGATTTTACAGGAGCCAGTACACTACTCCAGAGGGTGAAGTTCGATATATTGCCACGACTCAATTTGAGGCCACTGATGCTCGAAGAGCCTTTCCTTGTTTTGACGAACCTGCTCTCAAGGCCACATTTCAAGTGAGCTTGGGGCGTCTTCCGACCATGTCGTCTATCAGCAACATGCCCATCGAAAGCGAGGGTCAGCCCATGGAAAACAACAATGAGTATGTGTGGGACATTTATCAAAAGACGGTGACCATGTCCACGTACTTATTGGCATTCGTGGTGTCTGACTTCACCTTCCGGCAAAGCGATCCCCTGCCAAACAACGTTGACTTTCGCATCTGGTCCAGAGAGAGCGCAAACTCTCGAACTGAATATGCCGCACAGGTGGGACCAGCCGTTTTGGCTTATTACGAAGATTACTTTGGCGTGGAATTTCCTTTGCCCAAGCAAGACATGATTGCTATCCCGGACTTCAGCGCCGGAGCGATGGAAAATTGGGGCCTCATCACTTATCGTGAAACGGCGCTTCTCTACGACCCTGAAGTGTCATCCGCAGGTCAGCGAGTGTATATAGCTACGGTTGTGGCCCATGAATTGGCTCACCAATGGTTTGGAAACCTTGTCACCATGAAATGGTGGTCTGA CTTGTGGTTGAATGAAGGATTTGCCGCATACACCGAATATATTGGTGCTGATCACGTTGAGCCTGAGTCTGCCATCAAGGATAAGTTCGTCCTCGAATCAATGTACGGTACATTCGAGGTGGATGCTTTAGAATCCTCTCATCCCATTTCGATTGATGTGAATCACCCAGACGAAATCAATGAGGCATTCGATGGGATCTCATACGGAAAGGGAGCTTCGGTTATTCGAATGATGGCCAACTTCCTCGGGATCGAAACTTTCAACAAAGCCATTACGAATTATCTGAAGAAATACCAGTACAGCAACGCTGCTCAAGATGATCTTTGGAACGAAATTACTACCACTGCTATTGCCGAGGGTCAGTTGGATCCTGATCTGACAATCAAAGAGATCATGGACACGTGGACTTTACAAAAGGGATTTCCAGTCATCACGGTCACGGTAGACACAGCCAAGTCCCAAATCACTTGTAGTCAAACCCGTTATCTAGCTTCAGAACCGGAAAAGGGCAAGTCCTCACAGTTTGATTATAAATGGTGGGTTCCAATTTCGTATACGACAGCCGGAGGAGACTTCCAAGACACAAGAAACGAGTTCTGGCTGACACCCTCGGATAACGGACCGAAGACTTTCGATATCTCAGCCTCGGAATCTGACGCCATCATTGTGAACGTTCAGCAAACGAGCTTCTACAGAGTTAACTACGATTCCGCCAATTGGGAAAGCATCGCTGAAGCGCTTGAATCGGATTATGAAACGATTCATCGAGTGAATCGAGCTCAGATCTTGGATGATGCTTTCAACTTGGCCAAGGTTGGACTTTTGACATACGAAGATGCTTTGGCCCAAACGCGATATTTGGCAGGGGAAACAGATTTCATCCCTTGGTCCGCTGGCCTCTCCGGGTTCGCTTACATTAAAAGCATGTTCAAGAGGGAACCTGGCTTCGGCGACCTCAAGGAGTACCTCAATAGAACCCTTAGCCCCATCTATGCCGACCTCGGCTTTGACTCAAAACCTGATGACAGCTTTCTGAATGCTGAGCTTCGCACCAAAGTTATCTCTTCCATGTGCAGTCTAGAAAATCGAGACTGCACCAACAAAGCAGCTGCCAAATTCAACGAGTGGATGGAATCCCCCAACCCCGATTCTACGAACCCAATCGATCCGGACAAGAAGTCAACGGTGTATTGCATTGCTATTGGTCTTGGAACCGAGCTCGAATGGGATTTCCTTTGGGCACGATTCCTCAACACCGATGACGCTTCGGAGCAAGGAACCATATTGTCTGCTTTGGGATGTACAAAAGAGATTTGGATTCTCCAG AAATATCTCGACATGGTTTTGGACCCGGATTCCAGCATTCGGAGCCAAGATGGATCTCGAGTGGTCAGCAGTGTCGCCAATAATGTGGTCGGCAGAGACCTGGCTTGGGGTTGGGTTCAAGAGGAATGGGATCGTATTGTGGAGGTCTTTGACACGGCCATCAGTTCCTCAGTGGGTCGATTCGTCACCTCGTGCACGTCCAGTTTCAATAGGCCTCAACAATTGGCCGAATTGGAACAGTTTTATGATGATCACTTGGATACTCTTGGAACAGCAAAGCGGGACACGGAAAATGCCATCCAGACCACCAAAGCTAACATCGATTGGATGAACCAATATTACCAAGTGATCGTTGATTGGCTTGAAGACCAATTGACCCCTCAGTAA
- the LOC131885587 gene encoding kxDL motif-containing protein CG10681-like: MDDSSPGGIAGPMECSIYQNYSASEVLVQSLAGVVNQQDVESMVRAQKKMLQRFEKTNEMLSNCNTLSATRFERAQRDFKAHTAQILEMRKDLDVVLRRIHNLKTKMALQNPEAFRAAGGREGPLAEEDDEYDVMIKEKKAQDAAKSQSKSNQVSSPTGTKPKNKN, translated from the exons ATGGACGATTCGAGTCCGGGGGGAATCGCAGGTCCCATGGAGTGTAGCATCTACCAAAACTACTCGGCCTCTGAAGTTCTGGTACAGAGCTTGGCCGGAGTCGTCAACCAACAGGATGTCGAGTCTATGGTTAGGGCTCAGAAGAAAAT GCTCCAAAGGTTTGAGAAAACCAATGAAATGCTCTCGAATTGTAACACCCTCTCTGCTACGCGATTTGAGCGAGCTCAGAGGGATTTCAAGGCCCACACAGCTCAAATCTTGGAGATGCGCAAAGATCTGGATGTGGTTCTACGACGAATTCACAATCTGAAGACCAAGATGGCGCTTCAGAACCCTGAGGCTTTTAGAG CGGCTGGAGGTCGAGAAGGGCCCTTAGcggaagaggacgacgagtATGATGTCATGATCAAGGAGAAGAAAGCTCAAGATGCGGCCAAAAgccaatccaaatccaatcaaGTGTCGAGTCCGACGGGCACCAAGCCCAAGAACAAGAACTAG
- the LOC131885586 gene encoding calmodulin-alpha-like isoform X1, with the protein MADKISSEDIARLMEAFHLQDVDQDGLISTKQLGEVLHTLGQNPTEAELQDLAYAMDTNESGTIDLPEFLHMMAIKMAEVNMEEEILEAFKIFDKDGNGLISSRELKHVMANLGECLSEDEVEAMIKEADSDGDGSINYAEFFVMISKSFEHEGGKFS; encoded by the exons ATGGCAGATAAAATCA GTAGCGAGGACATTGCCCGATTGATGGAGGCATTTCACCTTCAGGATGTTGATCAAGATGGTTTGATCTCTACCAAACAACTAGGCGAAGTCCTACATACATTGGGCCAAAATCCAACCGAAGCTGAACTTCAAG ATTTGGCATATGCTATGGATACCAACGAGAGTGGAACGATCGACTTGCCGGAATTCCTTCACATGATGGCCATCAAAATGGCTGAAGTCAACATGGAAGAAGAGATCTTAGAAGCATTCaagatttttgacaaagatgGAAACGGCTTAATCAGTTCAAG AGAATTGAAGCACGTTATGGCCAATCTCGGCGAGTGCTTATCGGAGGATGAGGTCGAGGCCATGATCAAGGAAGCTGATAGTGACGGAGATGGCAGTATCAACTACGCAGAGTTCTTCGTGATGATCAGCAAATCGTTTGAACACGAGGGTGGGAAGTTCTCGTGA
- the LOC131885583 gene encoding tubulin alpha-1C chain-like isoform X2: protein MKREVINIHVGQAGCQMGNAAWELYCLEHGIYPDGSLPSDDSIGIGDDSFNTFFSETSSGKHVPRAVFVDLEPTVIDEIKTGTYKQLFNPSYMIMGKEDAANNYARGHYTIGKEQIGVTVDKIRSIAEQCLSLQGFIVFHAFGGGTGSGFTSLMMDQLAVEYGKKAKLEFVIYPAPHMAPAIVEPYNAILTTHTSLENTNVSFLVDNQAIYELCLRSLGVPRPTYTNLNRIIAQIVSSITASLRFDGALNVDLSEFQHNLVPYPRIHFPLVTYAPILSADKAYHEKSSIEEITTACFEPGNQMVKCDPRNGKYMAICLLYRGDVVPRDVNAAIAKIKKQRTIQFVDWCPTGFKVGINYQPPTVVPGGDLAKVPRAVCALTNTTAVCEAWARLDHKFDLMYAKRAFVHWYVGEGMEEGEFTEAREDIAALELDYQEVTEESPSFEDDYAPQ, encoded by the exons ATGAAG CGTGAGGTCATCAATATTCATGTCGGCCAGGCCGGTTGCCAAATGGGCAATGCGGCTTGGGAGCTCTACTGTCTCGAGCATGGGATCTATCCCGATGGGTCCCTGCCTTCCGACGACTCCATAGGGATCGGGGATGACTCGTTCAACACGTTCTTCTCAGAGACCAGCTCCGGGAAACACGTTCCACGAGCCGTGTTTGTGGACCTCGAACCGACCGTCATTGACGAGATCAAGACCGGCACTTACAAGCAGCTCTTCAACCCGTCCTACATGATCATGGGCAAAGAGGATGCGGCTAATAATTACGCCAGAGGACACTACACCATTGGCAAGGAACAAATCGGAGTGACCGTCGACAAGATCCGCTCCATCGCGGAGCAATGCTTGAGTTTACAG GGTTTCATCGTTTTTCACGCCTTCGGCGGCGGCACGGGCTCTGGGTTCACATCCTTAATGATGGATCAACTGGCAGTGGAATATGGAAAGAAGGCCAAATTGGAGTTTGTCATCTACCCAGCTCCCCATATGGCACCCGCCATTGTGGAGCCTTACAATGCTATCCTCACCACCCACACGAGTCTAGAGAACACGAACGTATCGTTTCTCGTCGACAATCAGGCCATCTACGAGCTGTGTCTCCGGAGCTTGGGCGTGCCCAGACCCACCTACACCAACCTGAATCGGATCATAGCTCAAATCGTGTCCTCGATCACGGCTTCCCTCCGATTCGATGGTGCTCTCAACGTGGATCTGAGCGAGTTCCAACACAACCTGGTGCCCTATCCTCGGATCCATTTCCCTCTCGTGACCTACGCTCCGATTCTCTCGGCGGACAAGGCCTATCACGAGAAGAGCTCCATCGAGGAGATCACCACAGCCTGTTTCGAGCCGGGCAATCAAATGGTCAAATGTGACCCTCGCAACGGCAAATATATGGCCATTTGCCTCCTATACCGGGGGGACGTGGTCCCTCGGGACGTGAATGCAGCCATCGCCAAGATTAAGAAGCAGCgaaccattcaatttgtggACTGGTGTCCGACGGGATTCAAGGTTGGGATCAACTACCAACCCCCCACTGTGGTTCCGGGAGGCGATCTGGCCAAAGTCCCTCGGGCCGTGTGTGCTCTGACTAACACCACTGCGGTTTGCGAGGCCTGGGCCCGATTGGACCATAAGTTCGATCTGATGTATGCCAAACGGGCATTTGTCCATTGGTACGTGGGCGAGGGCATGGAAGAGGGCGAGTTCACCGAGGCTCGGGAGGACATTGCGGCCTTGGAATTGGACTACCAAGAAGTGACGGAAGAAAGCCCTTCGTTCGAAGACGATTACGCGCCCCAATAG
- the LOC131885584 gene encoding large ribosomal subunit protein mL39-like, with amino-acid sequence MTTNPRAELNSNSSSTIIIDPTMSVMSAIVSGLKCRAFIGLPSLSGALRCPGVQYQSSYTSPSIPSSCREVAVPSANARIRQFRSEMFSQEKERQRNLIARLEKIDVEYRGIPADTQLQMNKSVSTPYNVAQHLAEYLVDRSALALVNGKLWDMHRPLEEDCTIELMHFRQDDPFQVNRAFWRSCSFMLGSVLEEVFKDDILVELHSFPAPFVNSGSFVHDVDLKMSDWKPTKTELMTLSATMHRLAEKAVPFERLDVSSDLALQMFKDNQYKVKQIPSIASSSQSGSDVTLYRLGDHVDISRGPMVGDSSFLGRRCTIAVAHPIQHDGKAMYRFQGVALPKDMFLNHYAFGILEKRAMKLNEANIPSQIPTKSLN; translated from the exons ATGACAACTAATCCCCGTGCTGAATTGAACTCTAACTCATCatcaaccatcatcatcgatCCAACAATGTCGGTAATGTCAGCCATCGTGTCTGGTCTGAAATGCCGTGCCTTCATTGGACTTCCCAGCCTCTCAG GTGCCTTGAGATGCCCGGGGGTTCAATATCAGAGCTCGTACACGTCCCCGTCCATCCCTTCGTCCTGCCGAGAAGTGGCTGTGCCATCGGCCAATGCTCGAATCCGCCAATTTCGATCTGAGATGTTTTcgcaagagaaagagaggcaacGGAATCTAATCGCTCGCTTAGAGAAAATCGACGTGGAATATCGAGGCATTCCCGCGGACACACAACTCCAGATGAACAAAAGCGTATCCACGCCTTATAACGTGGCACAAC ATCTGGCCGAGTATTTGGTCGATCGGTCGGCTTTGGCTCTCGTCAATGGGAAATTATGGGACATGCATCGACCCTTGGAAGAGGACTGCACCATCGAGTTAATGCATTTCCGCCAGGATGACCCATTTCAAGTGAATCGAGCTTTTTGGCGAAGCTGTTCATTCATGTTGGGTTCAGTCTTGGAGGAAGTCTTCAAAGATGACATTTTGGTGGAGCTGCATAGCTTTCCCGCTCCATTCG TGAACAGTGGTAGTTTCGTCCATGATGTGGATCTGAAGATGAGCGATTGGAAGCCCACCAAGACCGAGCTTATGACGCTCAGTGCGACCATGCACCGATTGGCCGAGAAGGCCGTGCCTTTTGAACGTTTGGACGTGTCCTCGGATTTGGCTTTGCAGATGTTCAAAGACAATCAGTATAAAGTGAAACAAATCCCAAGCATCGCCTCCTCGTCTCAATCAG GATCTGATGTCACCCTTTATCGTTTGGGAGATCACGTGGACATTAGTCGGGGTCCGATGGTGGGCGACTCCAGCTTTTTGGGTCGAAGATGCACCATTGCTGTG GCCCATCCCATACAACATGATGGAAAAGCAATGTACAGATTCCAAGGTGTGGCCTTACCCaaagatatgtttttaaatCATTATGCCTTTGGGATCTTGGAGAAACGGGCAATGAAGTTG aatGAAGCCAACATCCCCAGCCAAATTCCAACCAAGTCACTCAATTAA
- the LOC131885581 gene encoding protein VAC14 homolog translates to MSASPSPYPSDPLSGVANAGGVSTIKDVAPLSTACARALNDKMYDKRKAAAMEIEKMTREFVSVDNKAQIKKLLKVLGVDFAASQNPNMRKGGLIGLSAAGIGLSTESHLYIEELLRPIMTCLTDTDSRVRYYACESLYNILKVSKHLIVPIFNDIFCAMGMVVTDLDQNVRTAAELLDRLLKNVATESKDFDLRGFVTVLKERLYSRDPFARQFHLGWISDLEQVPDSRVVDFLPEILDQLFIILGDPNADIHVNCRNVLGRFLCHVQDHDESELDYALMINILITHAQSDVGRMQVMALDWIKVFLAKADLELLPFVSGILLAGLPLLSLDDEQRKVLTDNEAKCLKEAARQINVQLMRLAKKAESDPINKSELPDANKTEPLGLNSLDVEAILKVLVKQIEGHKISAKLAALRWTYHLFSITPKKMKNHVDLVFPLLLQALSDSSEEVVINALQVLSTICNDGEDKTQFRTCIMYLMRLFKENKQLFEAKGPFIVRQLCLLMKAEEIYEQLAKELLEESNLTFARQFVDILNSILLSTRELFDIRRKLISMETKASLDFFLTLYHTWCHSPVPAIALCLLSGFYSHACDLVRKMAQDEVTVDILIEIDKLIQHLESPVFAAVRMHLLDVGQNDELFQAFYGLLMILPQSSTFKLLQNRLQCVPLHLKPTAARKPSAKSFKAEIDCQMLMTYFDEIQSRHQKERRTAAKVETLAKGVSLLEFE, encoded by the exons AATGACCAGAGAATTCGTGTCCGTTGATAATAAAGCCCAAATCAAGAAACTATTGAAGGTTTTGGGAGTGGATTTTGCAGCCTCCCAGAATCCGAATATGCGCAAAGGTGGCCTCATCGGACTCTCAGCCGCCGGGATTGGCTTAAGCACG GAGAGCCATTTGTACATTGAGGAGTTGCTTCGTCCAATTATGACTTGTTTAACGGACACGGATTCTCGCGTCCGTTACTACGCTTGTGAATCTTTGTACAATATTCTAAAAGTGTCCAAACACTTGATTGTGCCGATCTTCAACGACATCTTCTGCGCTATGGGCATGGTGGTCACCGATTTAGATCAAAATGTTCGCACAGCAGCTGAGCTCTTGGACAGACTCCTCAAG AATGTTGCTACCGAGAGCAAAGACTTCGATCTGCGAGGATTCGTGACGGTGCTCAAGGAACGCCTTTACAGCCGCGATCCGTTCGCCCGCCAGTTTCACTTGGGATGGATAAgtgatttggaacaagttccCGATTCCCGAGTTGTCGATTTCCTACCCGAAATCCTAGACCAGCTGTTCATTATCCTCGGGGATCCTAATGCTGATATCCATGTCAA TTGTCGAAACGTCTTGGGGCGGTTTCTTTGCCATGTCCAAGACCATGACGAGTCGGAGCTTGATTATGCCCTCATGATCAATATCCTCATCACGCATGCCCAATCGGACGTGGGTCGGATGCAAGTTATGGCCTTGGATTGGATCAAGGTGTTCCTGGCCAAGGCTGATCTTGAGCTGTTACCTTTCGTCTCGGGAATCTTGTTAGCGGGATTGCCTCTTCTAAGTCTTGATGATGAGCAAAGAAAAGTTTTAACCGACAACGAAGCCAAAT GTTTGAAAGAGGCCGCACGGCAAATCAACGTCCAATTGATGagattggccaaaaaggcTGAATCAGACCCCATCAACAAATCCGAGCTCCCCGATGCTAACAAAACTGAACCGTTGGGTCTAAATTCCCTGGACGTGGAGGCCATCCTCAAGGTTCTTGTAAAGCAAATTGAAGGGCATAAGATCTCCGCCAAATTAGCGGCGCTTCGGTGGACTTATCACTTGTTCAGTATCACCCCCAAAAAA ATGAAAAACCATGTGGATCTTGTGTTCCCACTGTTGTTGCAAGCCTTGTCAGACTCTTCGGAAGAGGTAGTTATCAATGCTCTTCAAGTTCTCTCTACAATTTGCAACGACGGTGAGGACAAAACCCAATTCCGAACGTGCATCATGTACTTGATGAGACtgttcaaagaaaacaagcaGCTTTTCGAGGCAAAAGGACCGTTCATCGTCAG ACAGCTATGTCTCTTGATGAAGGCGGAGGAGATCTACGAGCAATTAGCCAAAGAGCTCTTGGAAGAGAGTAACCTAACTTTCGCCCGTCAATTCGTGGACATCCTGAACTCTATCCTGTTGAGCACCAGAGAGCTCTTTGATATCCGACGGAAGCTTATCAGCATGGAAACCAAG GCTTCCCTCGATTTCTTCCTGACCTTGTATCACACATGGTGCCATAGCCCAGTTCCAGCCATTGCGCTTTGCCTTTTATCGGGCTTCTATTCTCACGCGTGCGACCTCGTGAGGAAAATGGCTCAAGATGAGGTCACTGTGGATATCCTCATTGAAATCGACAAGCTCATTCAACACCTGGAGTCTCCCGTGTTTGCGG CAGTGAGAATGCATTTATTGGACGTGGGACAAAATGATGAGTTGTTCCAAGCTTTTTATGGCTTACTCATGATTTTACCCCAGAGCAGTACCTTCAAACTTCTCCAAAACCGACTTCAGTGTGTTCCATTACATTTAAAGCCCACTGCAGCAAG AAAACCATCGGCCAAGTCTTTCAAAGCTGAAATCGATTGTCAAATGCTCATGACTTACTTTGATGAGATTCAGAGTCGTCATCAAAAAGAAAGACGAACAGCGGCCAAAGTGGAGACTCTGGCCAAAGGGGTCAGCCTTCTCGAATTTGAATGA
- the LOC131885583 gene encoding tubulin alpha-1C chain-like isoform X1, with amino-acid sequence MGIREVINIHVGQAGCQMGNAAWELYCLEHGIYPDGSLPSDDSIGIGDDSFNTFFSETSSGKHVPRAVFVDLEPTVIDEIKTGTYKQLFNPSYMIMGKEDAANNYARGHYTIGKEQIGVTVDKIRSIAEQCLSLQGFIVFHAFGGGTGSGFTSLMMDQLAVEYGKKAKLEFVIYPAPHMAPAIVEPYNAILTTHTSLENTNVSFLVDNQAIYELCLRSLGVPRPTYTNLNRIIAQIVSSITASLRFDGALNVDLSEFQHNLVPYPRIHFPLVTYAPILSADKAYHEKSSIEEITTACFEPGNQMVKCDPRNGKYMAICLLYRGDVVPRDVNAAIAKIKKQRTIQFVDWCPTGFKVGINYQPPTVVPGGDLAKVPRAVCALTNTTAVCEAWARLDHKFDLMYAKRAFVHWYVGEGMEEGEFTEAREDIAALELDYQEVTEESPSFEDDYAPQ; translated from the exons ATGGGAATA CGTGAGGTCATCAATATTCATGTCGGCCAGGCCGGTTGCCAAATGGGCAATGCGGCTTGGGAGCTCTACTGTCTCGAGCATGGGATCTATCCCGATGGGTCCCTGCCTTCCGACGACTCCATAGGGATCGGGGATGACTCGTTCAACACGTTCTTCTCAGAGACCAGCTCCGGGAAACACGTTCCACGAGCCGTGTTTGTGGACCTCGAACCGACCGTCATTGACGAGATCAAGACCGGCACTTACAAGCAGCTCTTCAACCCGTCCTACATGATCATGGGCAAAGAGGATGCGGCTAATAATTACGCCAGAGGACACTACACCATTGGCAAGGAACAAATCGGAGTGACCGTCGACAAGATCCGCTCCATCGCGGAGCAATGCTTGAGTTTACAG GGTTTCATCGTTTTTCACGCCTTCGGCGGCGGCACGGGCTCTGGGTTCACATCCTTAATGATGGATCAACTGGCAGTGGAATATGGAAAGAAGGCCAAATTGGAGTTTGTCATCTACCCAGCTCCCCATATGGCACCCGCCATTGTGGAGCCTTACAATGCTATCCTCACCACCCACACGAGTCTAGAGAACACGAACGTATCGTTTCTCGTCGACAATCAGGCCATCTACGAGCTGTGTCTCCGGAGCTTGGGCGTGCCCAGACCCACCTACACCAACCTGAATCGGATCATAGCTCAAATCGTGTCCTCGATCACGGCTTCCCTCCGATTCGATGGTGCTCTCAACGTGGATCTGAGCGAGTTCCAACACAACCTGGTGCCCTATCCTCGGATCCATTTCCCTCTCGTGACCTACGCTCCGATTCTCTCGGCGGACAAGGCCTATCACGAGAAGAGCTCCATCGAGGAGATCACCACAGCCTGTTTCGAGCCGGGCAATCAAATGGTCAAATGTGACCCTCGCAACGGCAAATATATGGCCATTTGCCTCCTATACCGGGGGGACGTGGTCCCTCGGGACGTGAATGCAGCCATCGCCAAGATTAAGAAGCAGCgaaccattcaatttgtggACTGGTGTCCGACGGGATTCAAGGTTGGGATCAACTACCAACCCCCCACTGTGGTTCCGGGAGGCGATCTGGCCAAAGTCCCTCGGGCCGTGTGTGCTCTGACTAACACCACTGCGGTTTGCGAGGCCTGGGCCCGATTGGACCATAAGTTCGATCTGATGTATGCCAAACGGGCATTTGTCCATTGGTACGTGGGCGAGGGCATGGAAGAGGGCGAGTTCACCGAGGCTCGGGAGGACATTGCGGCCTTGGAATTGGACTACCAAGAAGTGACGGAAGAAAGCCCTTCGTTCGAAGACGATTACGCGCCCCAATAG
- the LOC131885586 gene encoding calmodulin-A-like isoform X2, producing MEKTGRNRYITNFHMSIRKTLTGSEDIARLMEAFHLQDVDQDGLISTKQLGEVLHTLGQNPTEAELQDLAYAMDTNESGTIDLPEFLHMMAIKMAEVNMEEEILEAFKIFDKDGNGLISSREEFPINVINSKARNCTIRYCQVLITLKHPKPC from the exons ATGGAAAAAACCGGTAGGAATAGATACATAACAAACTTTCATATGAGTATCCGGAAAACTCTTACAGGTAGCGAGGACATTGCCCGATTGATGGAGGCATTTCACCTTCAGGATGTTGATCAAGATGGTTTGATCTCTACCAAACAACTAGGCGAAGTCCTACATACATTGGGCCAAAATCCAACCGAAGCTGAACTTCAAG ATTTGGCATATGCTATGGATACCAACGAGAGTGGAACGATCGACTTGCCGGAATTCCTTCACATGATGGCCATCAAAATGGCTGAAGTCAACATGGAAGAAGAGATCTTAGAAGCATTCaagatttttgacaaagatgGAAACGGCTTAATCAGTTCAAGGGAGGAGTTTCCAATCAATGTGATCAA TTCCAAAGCCAGAAATTGCACAATCAGATATTGCCAAGTGTTGATCACATTGAAACACCCAAAACCTTGCTGA